Part of the Triticum urartu cultivar G1812 chromosome 2, Tu2.1, whole genome shotgun sequence genome, GAATATATGCGATGGTATATACTAGTACCAAGAACCACACATTGTAAGAAAATCCTTTTGGTCAAGACACATCCTGACATACATACGTGCCATGAATGTTAACCCAAGAGTTGGTGTAGGAGGACACAGTGACCAAGACATATACCTCAACGACGCCATGCCCAGAACTCTGAAATCTTTTCTCAAACACCTCACGATCTGCATCAACCAATCTTGGCTGACATTAGGTCGCATCAATGAACTCATTGTTAGCATACAGAGTGTGAGTGCGCGTGGCCTAGGTAGTGCGTGAGTGGGTTTGTGTACGTGCAAGTAGTGGCACACGATCTGGCCCGTGAGGCGTTTTGTAACTGTATATATACGCCCTCAGATGGCTAATGCAAAGTGTGTTGAACCTCATTCCTGCTTTCACTCATGCCTGACATGAAAATATCGTCAAGCAGTTAGTACGCAAAAAAACCATGACACACACAAATTGGAAGGAAACCAGACCGAGCAGGAATGAAAGCTCGCCCGAGGAAGGATTGAGGAAGAGTTGAGCTTGACCCTACGGCCCGAGGCTGCCTGGCCACCAGGCGGCGGTCCTTCCGCGGTTCCGCCTTCCCATCGCGCGAAACCAGGTTAGCACGGCTGCCCCGAGGAGTCAACCATGGATGCGCCCTTCCGCCATGGTGCCCAGCTTCAGCGGCATCCCTTCCATCAGGGGTCTCAGCATTGGCGCCAAGATCTAGCAGCAGACGCATACCCGGTCGGAGCGTGGATGGCGCGGCGGTCCGAGCGGCGCGGGCGCTGGACGGCGCGGCGGTCCGGGCGGCGCGGGTGCGGACGGCGCGGCTGTCCGGCGGCGCGGGTGCGGACGGCGCGGCTGTCCGGCGGCGCGTGGCGCGTGGACGGCGCGGCTGTCCGGCGGCGCGTGGAGAGGCACAGGTGAAGGTTGTCCGGCGGCGGTCGAGGCGGTGGCTGGCGCGGAGGCTGTAGGGAAGAGGTGGGGCGAGGTGCGGGGATTTTTGGTGGGGGGCGAAGCGGTACCGAGGGACCATGGAGATTGATCGTGGGAGTTTTTTTGGTAAATGTTTGCCACCGGCAGACCGGCCAAAGTTTTTGGCCCGTCGAGCGCGCATGGTTCGATCTCTTTGGCGATGGAAGCTCCTGGCTTAGCTGCGTCATCACACACAGATACTAATTACAAAACACGTGGCTGTTGGGGCCCAGGCACCGCCGATGACTCGCGTCTTCTTTTCCTTATCCATTCGATGCTCATCCCCATTCCTATCCAGCCGGCCGCGTCTTCCTCCGCAGCCACAAAGCGCGCTCGTGGCCATGGCCGCCGGCAGCTCGATGCGCCTTGTTCGAATTGTGTGTGGATCGCCGGCGCCGGATGCCAGCCAGGGGCGCGCTCATTGCCGTCGCCTTGTCCGCCTCCGGCAGCAGCTGGATGCGCGCCATCTCCATGGCCGCCACAGCCAGGGTGTGCCGTTCGCCATGGCCAAGCTACAACCGACCACGGCGACGGCGAGTTTTGTGTTGGAACCAGGTTTTTTTTTTGCTGGATCCACCTTTTGTTTTGCTACAACCCCTTTTATTTTTTGCTATCATCCCCATTCGATTTTTTATGAACATCTTCGTTTTTCGTTTTTTGCTGGAACTGGTGCCCCACTGTGCTGCAACCAGCTGGTGTATGTGCTACAAGGTCAGTGCCTCACCGGAGGAAGCTACATCCAGCGGCAAGGAGTGTTGCATCCAACGCCGTTCGATGTCGGGGAGCTGCAACCGTGCACGCCGGAGCTGCAACCGACTACTGAGGGAGCTGCAAGAGGGGTGGCCGCTTTTTGCCGATGCTTTTTTTTGCCGAaccaatttttttgtttttgttgaaacccatgtattttttttttGCTGGAACTGAAATGATTTTTTGCTTCATCGGTGCAGAGCTCTCAAATGCTCATCTTGTTTTTGATGGGACCTAAGTTTGTTTTTGCTGGAACCGTTTTTTGATTTTGCTTCAACAGACCACCGGACTTTGACCCGATGTGAAGTTTTTTGCTCGAAGAAATTTGTTGCTTCCAGATTTTTGTTGCTTGACACTGGCCCGCAGCGAGCCGGAGACGCAGAGATGCTGCAACCAGCCACCTGAGTGCTACCATGGGCATCACCAGAAGCTAGATCCAACAAATAGTTTTGCTATCACCAACTCTTTTTTACTGGAAACAGCTCCAAAATTTTGCTTCCACCATGTTCTGTTTTTTGCTGGAtccagttttttttttttttgcttccACCATGACGGCGACCACCGGCAGCGACGACGGTGACCGGTGGGGAGGGCAGCGACAGGCGAGCGCACGGGCGATGCTTCGTGGCCGGGCGCATCGCCTCATCCATGGCCGCCGGATGAAAGTTTTTTGTAAACTAGTAAGTGTGTACGTGCAACGCACGTCGCACGTCTCAATCAAACCATATCAAATTTTGCGGGTATAAAATTTTGAATTCAAACTTTAGGATGACACAAATCAATGGCAATAGATTGGCTGAAGAACTTCTCCACAAAGAATGTAAGGGCGTAGCGTATTTAGTCTATTCCTACAAAGATTTCAGAATGTTTATTTTCTTGGGCGAAAATCAAAGTAACATATGAACATTGTCCAAGTGGACATGGCGTCAATGCAAAGTTGGAACAAAGATGCACA contains:
- the LOC125538853 gene encoding uncharacterized protein LOC125538853, which translates into the protein MRARRAKNFGRSAGGKHLPKKLPRSISMVPRYRFAPHQKSPHLAPPLPYSLRASHRLDRRRTTFTCASPRAAGQPRRPRATRRRTAAPSAPAPPDSRAVRTRAARTAAPSSARAARTAAPSTLRPGMRLLLDLGANAETPDGRDAAEAGHHGGRAHPWLTPRGSRANLVSRDGKAEPRKDRRLVARQPRAVGHE